The segment ACTGCCCAAGCCCGCCTGGCGGACCGGGTCACTGGCTCGCGCCGGGTGGTCCCATTAGGGAAATGGCGCCCAGGCCCTTTCCACTCCGTTGCTCACCCAGGGTCTCCAGGGCGGGCTTCAACCGAAGGTCGATTTTGTGCTCCTCTTCAGCCTGCAGGAGTGGGGTCAGAGTCAGCATGTCCCTTCTCCTGGAGCTGGGAGTGGTCGGGCTCCAGGGGCCTGACGAAGGCTCAGGTGTGTGGGACACTTACCTGCCTCCACAGGGGACGCCCCAGCTCCGGGGGCCCTGCGTCCACCTCGCAGGTCACCACGCACCCGGCCGGGGGAAGGGCCAAGGCCAACGCTAGGGCTGAGTAGCCTGTGAAAGTGCCTGGGGAAATGGACACGGACAGGCTCAGACCAGAGTAGGGTGTCAGCCCGGTGACGCCAGTCCCCGGTGTCCCCGGCCGTGTGCCTACCCAGGTCCAGTGCCTTCTTAGCCTTGATGAGGCGAGCCAGGTTGGCCAAGAGCTGGGCCTGCTCACGGGTCATCATGGAATCCCCCTGCGGCTGCTCCAAGGTCAGCTGCGTCGAGGGAGGAGAAGGTCGCACTAGCTCTGCCAGTCACCCCTCTGCGCCCGAAGTTTAGAGCCCCAGGGGCGTGGCTGTGGGCGTGGCTCAAGGGCGGGCCCTCCGAAGGATCACTGTGCCCGGCCTAGGGAGCCCGGAAGCCCAGAAAGGGACACTGCCGcagcccaaggtcacacggcCACGTGGGTCCCTCCCGGCCCGAGCTGGGCGCCCAGTCCCGCTCTCGGCCCTGCTGACCAGCCGCAGGCTCCGCAGCACCGGGTGCTCCCGCATGGAACGGCTCAGCAGATACTGCCACAGGGGGCTGTCCTCAGGGGGCAGCAGGCGCTTCTCTCGCCGGGATCGCCAAGGAGGGAACCATCTCCCTGCCGGGGAGGGGTGGTGCCGGGTCAGGGCCTGGGTCTCGAGTGCTAGGGGTTAGCTAGcctcagccacagtcagcctcGCTTCTGCGCCCGCCCGTCTCCCCGCGAGGCCTTTGCCTAGGGTACCGAAGGCCCGGCGCTACTCACCCAGGAAGAGGCCGCTGGCGAAGGCAGCGCCCAGTGCGGCTGAGCCCAGGGCCAGCGCAGCGGGCACAGAGATTCGGGGCACTGGCTGGGTCATGGTGCGGGCCGGAGGCAGCTGGCGTCCAGGTTACTTGAGCTGGGGCTACTGGGACCGCCGCAGGACCCGCGGACCCTCGCGGCTCCGCCTTGCCGGGGCAGTGTCCTCGGAGCCGCGGTCTCGACCACCATCTGGCGGCCACATGGCCTTACTGCAAGCCCCCGCCCGAGGGGTTCTGGTGTCATCTGGTGGCCGTTTTAGCAACTGCGCCGGGCAAGGAGGAAGCACTACAGCGGATGTTTGGGTTTCTCCGTCCGACGCCAGAGGTCTAGGGGCCTAAGTCCCAGAGGAAAATTTgaagtggctcagatagtaaagagtgtgcctgcaatgcaggagacccgggttcgatccctgggttgggaagatcccctggagaaggaaagggccacccactccagtaatcttgtctggaaaatcccatggacgtagaagcctggcaggtacagttcatgaggtctcaaagagtcagacacgactgcgcgacttcactttcaccttctggCTCTGCTTCTTCCTCATCTCTACCGTTTTTTCTGAGAACCCCTTGGGGCATATGTGAGTGGATGAGTAGACTGTCGGTATAATAGGATAGTAACAGGTACAAAATGATAGAAATTAAAGGAGCCCTGGGAGTGACTGAGAGAATCAAAGGAGGCCTCTTGGGGGAGGTCACCAAGGATGTCAGGCTGAAGGAGTGTGTGTCTGGGGGGGACACAACCATAGGAGGGGTTCAGGAGCTGGGGCAGGTCTGGTTGATGGGGTGCTGAGACAATATCCTTAGCTAGAATCCTGGGTGCCAGTTGGACTTGGGTGTGAGATTTCGGCCGCATcagtctctctgagcctctgtttttcCTTTGTGTAAAACTGGGACCATCGTCTTAACATTACTGACACTAGATCAcacagcctggcacacagtaggtgctccagAAATGGCAGCCGTGGTTATGGTCACAGGTCGGAGGGAAGACATCTTGAGGAGGGGGCATCAGAGTGCAGGTGAGTCCCCCTTGCAGCTCTGTTCAGCAGGGATGCA is part of the Ovis canadensis isolate MfBH-ARS-UI-01 breed Bighorn chromosome 25, ARS-UI_OviCan_v2, whole genome shotgun sequence genome and harbors:
- the COMTD1 gene encoding catechol O-methyltransferase domain-containing protein 1 isoform X1, which produces MTQPVPRISVPAALALGSAALGAAFASGLFLGRWFPPWRSRREKRLLPPEDSPLWQYLLSRSMREHPVLRSLRLLTLEQPQGDSMMTREQAQLLANLARLIKAKKALDLGTFTGYSALALALALPPAGCVVTCEVDAGPPELGRPLWRQAEEEHKIDLRLKPALETLDELLAAGEAGTFDVAVVDADKENCTAYYERCLQLLRPGGVLAVLSVRGSPRGVEETLLAWVHLFLRLLLAGAPKPCPEQSLKLLPQGFQRSSRAFHSALLRSQVASSHPTSCSGSPGPAPTMPRPSAGPVSGRGVAA
- the COMTD1 gene encoding catechol O-methyltransferase domain-containing protein 1 isoform X2, with protein sequence MTQPVPRISVPAALALGSAALGAAFASGLFLGRWFPPWRSRREKRLLPPEDSPLWQYLLSRSMREHPVLRSLRLLTLEQPQGDSMMTREQAQLLANLARLIKAKKALDLGTFTGYSALALALALPPAGCVVTCEVDAGPPELGRPLWRQAEEEHKIDLRLKPALETLDELLAAGEAGTFDVAVVDADKENCTAYYERCLQLLRPGGVLAVLSVLCQGEVLQPKPQDKAVQCVRNLNERILRDARVHISLLPLGDGLTLAFKI